One Pseudobacteriovorax antillogorgiicola genomic region harbors:
- a CDS encoding M12 family metallopeptidase — translation MKRSSLLCGAFTLLGLACHRSEPSALDGVVALNFKWQDPSRIPVCFINPEQASGYDTLLEDLETKVRTEYEKTSQVRFVSWGECSELTAETRDNTVRIYLDRDDSFSIGGGVSLVGATRGNQLDDCEDCTMRIGINHYDKPWGKTATLSTAVHEFGHAAGLYHEHERADRSDVCQTGGIRHTRVKDESSSIRYIDEYDPDSIMNYCADRDITSLSPSDIRALDYLYGAIKTFDQNAFTYLNGVLPVANYFRSSQDAGFLGMEIPEAYRGKTIMAQASFAIFSGCARVGLVSMDTPNQEPLAIGDEEQCTNWIQPFALELTVPDEGRFAFGIILNKGVGSIPIEIAYENLDFLSNVDAPPSTDEQD, via the coding sequence ATGAAACGATCTTCCCTTCTTTGTGGAGCTTTTACCCTTCTGGGATTGGCTTGTCATCGGTCCGAACCTTCTGCCTTGGATGGTGTTGTTGCCCTAAATTTTAAGTGGCAAGACCCAAGTCGTATCCCTGTATGCTTCATCAATCCAGAGCAAGCCTCTGGCTATGATACTCTGCTAGAGGATTTAGAGACGAAAGTTCGAACTGAATATGAAAAAACCAGCCAAGTAAGATTTGTCTCCTGGGGTGAATGCTCTGAATTAACGGCAGAAACCCGCGACAACACAGTTCGTATCTATCTCGACCGCGACGACTCGTTTTCTATAGGTGGAGGGGTCAGCCTTGTGGGTGCGACGCGAGGCAACCAATTAGATGATTGCGAAGACTGTACTATGCGGATTGGTATCAATCACTACGATAAACCTTGGGGGAAAACAGCAACATTAAGCACCGCTGTCCACGAGTTCGGTCATGCTGCAGGTCTTTACCACGAGCACGAGCGAGCAGATCGCAGCGATGTTTGCCAAACAGGAGGCATTCGCCATACGCGAGTCAAAGATGAGTCAAGCTCCATCCGCTACATCGACGAATACGACCCCGACTCGATCATGAATTATTGTGCTGATCGTGATATCACATCCCTTTCGCCATCTGATATTCGCGCACTTGACTATCTCTATGGTGCCATCAAAACCTTTGATCAAAACGCTTTTACCTATTTGAATGGTGTACTCCCTGTAGCCAATTACTTTCGTTCGTCACAAGATGCTGGATTTTTAGGTATGGAGATACCAGAAGCATACCGAGGAAAAACAATTATGGCTCAGGCATCATTCGCGATTTTTTCTGGCTGTGCTCGAGTCGGCTTGGTTTCTATGGACACGCCGAATCAGGAGCCCCTCGCCATCGGTGACGAGGAACAGTGCACCAACTGGATTCAGCCTTTTGCCTTGGAGCTTACCGTACCCGATGAAGGGCGATTCGCCTTTGGTATCATCCTTAACAAAGGGGTTGGTAGCATTCCCATTGAGATTGCCTACGAGAACTTAGACTTTCTCTCTAATGTGGATGCACCTCCATCCACTGACGAACAGGATTAA
- a CDS encoding transposase, with protein MANDFLKIFSDGWEKFKSAVPSYDSPHYNKQVEAVLRCGDPIFGFSQYLCLNCGKDSRIVAHSCKSKFCLRCGRVDGENFAQSIAAKLYEDVDYRHVVLTIPSQFRTNFCKHRFTGDLYSAFISMGWDFVKSFMKEVAGVVLECGCIVVLHTVGRKSDYKPHLHIMLMSGGISPEGQWISLKRFDFSILNRTWKKTLLAGMRNWDELGEFESVFSESESRYKGFYAHIDVNPAPKKRRNLIRYLSKYLCRPQISLKRLLQYSSKKDEVVYKYNSHSSGKNEIERTNIINFIGRMVQQILPPRFKRIRYYGLQSPSNRSRLTAKVCEAVGRLVLLPEIERRSAVPTRSCYKDLIELWWGEDPFRCKECGHQMDLARIWKFGKGWIFNIFDLLFGHDIGPPGNLPDLCYD; from the coding sequence ATGGCAAACGATTTCCTTAAGATATTTTCGGATGGTTGGGAAAAATTTAAATCAGCAGTTCCTTCCTACGATAGTCCCCATTACAACAAACAGGTTGAGGCCGTCCTTCGTTGCGGCGATCCCATATTTGGTTTTTCTCAATATCTTTGCCTTAATTGCGGCAAGGATAGCCGTATTGTCGCTCACTCCTGCAAGAGCAAATTTTGTTTGAGGTGCGGAAGAGTTGATGGTGAGAACTTCGCTCAGTCTATCGCCGCTAAGCTCTACGAAGATGTAGACTATCGCCACGTTGTGTTAACGATTCCGTCTCAGTTCAGAACGAATTTTTGTAAGCACAGATTTACAGGGGACTTATACAGCGCATTCATATCAATGGGATGGGACTTTGTGAAAAGCTTCATGAAAGAGGTAGCTGGGGTAGTTCTTGAGTGTGGTTGTATAGTTGTGCTTCACACTGTGGGAAGAAAAAGCGATTACAAACCCCATTTGCATATCATGCTGATGTCCGGTGGCATAAGCCCTGAGGGCCAATGGATTTCCTTAAAAAGATTTGATTTTTCTATACTCAATCGAACTTGGAAGAAAACGCTACTAGCTGGTATGAGAAATTGGGACGAACTAGGTGAATTCGAGTCTGTTTTCAGTGAATCTGAGTCAAGGTACAAGGGTTTCTATGCTCATATCGATGTGAATCCTGCTCCAAAGAAAAGGCGTAATCTAATCCGCTATCTTAGCAAATATCTTTGTAGGCCGCAGATCAGCTTAAAGCGCCTACTGCAATATAGTAGCAAGAAAGATGAGGTAGTCTATAAATATAACAGCCATAGCTCTGGAAAAAATGAGATAGAACGCACCAACATCATAAACTTTATTGGTCGGATGGTTCAGCAGATTCTACCACCGAGGTTTAAAAGAATTCGTTACTACGGCCTTCAGTCGCCGAGCAATCGTAGCAGGCTCACGGCAAAGGTTTGTGAAGCGGTGGGCCGGCTGGTATTGCTTCCAGAAATTGAGAGGCGATCTGCGGTTCCAACTAGATCATGCTACAAAGATTTGATAGAGCTTTGGTGGGGTGAAGATCCTTTTCGTTGCAAGGAATGTGGCCATCAGATGGATCTTGCGCGTATCTGGAAGTTTGGAAAGGGTTGGATTTTCAATATATTTGACTTACTGTTTGGCCATGATATTGGACCACCTGGGAATTTGCCTGACTTATGCTATGACTAA
- a CDS encoding transposase zinc-binding domain-containing protein yields the protein MERFFASLESNPDQKSLPYFVRKEFEKFLSCGVLRQGLVRLKCSDCSESILVAFSCKCRGFCPSCAGRRMSERSINLTENVIPFVPTRHWVLSVPFELRYWRATRR from the coding sequence ATGGAGCGGTTTTTTGCAAGCTTAGAAAGTAACCCCGATCAGAAGTCTCTTCCCTATTTTGTTCGAAAAGAGTTTGAAAAATTCCTAAGTTGTGGTGTGCTGAGGCAGGGTCTTGTCAGATTAAAATGCTCAGATTGCTCTGAATCGATTCTAGTAGCTTTTAGCTGTAAGTGCCGAGGATTTTGCCCCTCATGTGCAGGCCGCAGAATGTCAGAGCGGTCGATTAACCTTACGGAAAATGTGATCCCTTTTGTGCCTACAAGGCATTGGGTCTTATCAGTACCCTTTGAGCTTCGTTATTGGCGCGCCACGAGGCGCTGA
- a CDS encoding reverse transcriptase domain-containing protein — MSTTKLENMAATKLKRISNLSQADSNQIFECLMPHYSKENLIACFNELDGKKAVGIDKQTKEDYDKDLDSNIEDLIFRMKRMSYRPQPVREVLIPKENGKSRPLGIACIEDKIVQLMTTKLLEAIYEPLFLDCSYGFRPGRNCHQAVKSVHDHIFRNRMNYVIDVDLENFFGSIDHGKLLSLLRLKKKDERFLRYIARMLKSGILSEQGLRDTKVGSTQGSICSPVLANIFAHYAIDIWIKHQVQPRMEGQITIARYCDEFVICSNQEFDAKRIMLVLPKRLERFSLKLNEDKTKVVEMHKSKYRPYSKPGTFNFLGFLFFIGKTRTGVLVRAIMAVSTAFFIKVFLLLRL; from the coding sequence ATGAGCACAACAAAGCTTGAAAATATGGCGGCAACGAAACTGAAGAGAATATCGAACTTATCGCAAGCAGATTCGAATCAGATTTTTGAGTGCCTTATGCCTCATTACTCTAAGGAGAATCTCATTGCCTGCTTCAACGAGCTTGATGGGAAGAAGGCCGTTGGAATTGATAAACAAACAAAGGAAGACTATGACAAAGACTTAGATTCCAATATAGAAGATCTGATATTTCGAATGAAACGCATGTCCTATAGGCCGCAGCCTGTCCGGGAGGTGTTGATCCCGAAGGAGAATGGTAAATCTCGACCCTTAGGAATCGCTTGTATAGAAGATAAAATCGTTCAGCTAATGACGACCAAATTGCTTGAAGCAATCTATGAGCCTTTGTTCCTAGACTGCTCTTATGGTTTCAGACCAGGACGCAATTGTCATCAGGCCGTTAAATCAGTACACGATCATATTTTTCGCAACCGAATGAACTACGTAATCGACGTCGATCTTGAAAATTTTTTCGGATCAATCGATCATGGTAAACTCTTATCTCTGCTCAGGTTGAAGAAAAAAGATGAAAGGTTTCTCCGTTATATAGCGAGAATGCTTAAATCTGGAATCTTAAGTGAACAAGGACTCAGAGATACTAAAGTTGGTTCAACTCAGGGGTCGATCTGCTCTCCAGTCTTAGCAAATATTTTCGCCCATTACGCGATTGATATTTGGATAAAGCATCAGGTGCAACCAAGAATGGAAGGGCAGATTACAATAGCAAGATACTGTGATGAATTTGTGATTTGCTCCAACCAGGAATTCGACGCCAAGAGGATTATGCTTGTACTTCCCAAAAGGTTAGAACGGTTCTCACTAAAACTAAACGAGGACAAGACGAAAGTTGTGGAAATGCATAAATCGAAGTACAGGCCGTATAGTAAGCCCGGAACCTTTAATTTTCTTGGATTTTTATTTTTCATAGGAAAAACCCGAACAGGAGTTTTGGTACGAGCCATCATGGCTGTAAGTACCGCGTTCTTCATCAAAGTTTTCCTCTTGCTTAGATTGTGA
- a CDS encoding SpoIIE family protein phosphatase codes for MTVENVSSHRNKIKQISLNEGDLIVFFTDGLVENIENQKGLHLNSKHISRIIDTTRNAADNCQAIIARYNELNQTELQEDDLTVLVIKWDMTIESAKTA; via the coding sequence ATTACTGTTGAAAACGTTAGTTCTCATAGAAACAAGATAAAACAGATCTCTCTAAACGAGGGCGATTTGATCGTTTTTTTTACTGACGGGCTCGTAGAAAATATTGAGAACCAAAAAGGGCTCCACTTGAACTCTAAACACATATCACGTATCATCGATACCACTAGGAATGCAGCGGATAACTGCCAGGCAATTATTGCCCGCTACAATGAATTGAATCAAACAGAGCTTCAGGAAGATGACTTGACTGTCCTTGTCATAAAATGGGATATGACTATTGAAAGTGCCAAAACAGCTTGA
- a CDS encoding succinylglutamate desuccinylase/aspartoacylase family protein: MSDNFEIGGIAVPIGQRKAIDLHLGRLYDYTELTLPVEVIRGVEPGPTFFISGAVHGDELIGTAIVKKIINDKRVKKLKGTLLAIPIVNVFGFNNLSRYLPDRRDLNRCFPGTSKGSLGSTIANLFTNEILKKCQYGIDFHSGAIHRSNLPQIRISFERDSDKDLAEAFGAPVVLNSKLRDGSLRDTASDHGVQTLLFEGGEALRLNEGVIRFGVNGAFAIMEKIGMLPPGSHRPVSRSYVAHSSYWVRAPSAGMIRLTRNLGSKVREGTLLGQLTDAFGHTVRKVIAPSEGVVIGISKLPLVNKGDALFHIATFEDSDLVRRLASELNDIGDDLYV; the protein is encoded by the coding sequence ATGTCAGATAATTTTGAGATTGGTGGCATCGCCGTTCCGATCGGCCAGCGTAAGGCGATCGACCTTCACCTGGGACGGCTTTACGATTATACCGAATTAACCTTGCCTGTGGAGGTTATACGAGGTGTGGAACCAGGGCCAACGTTTTTTATTTCGGGAGCCGTCCATGGCGACGAATTGATTGGCACCGCGATAGTGAAGAAGATCATCAATGATAAGAGGGTCAAGAAACTAAAGGGAACCTTGCTGGCCATCCCTATCGTTAACGTGTTTGGCTTCAATAACCTATCTCGTTACCTTCCAGACCGTCGTGATTTGAACCGATGCTTTCCAGGAACAAGTAAAGGCTCTCTGGGTTCGACCATAGCCAATCTTTTTACCAACGAGATTCTTAAGAAATGCCAGTACGGTATCGACTTCCACTCAGGGGCGATTCACCGCTCTAATTTGCCGCAGATTCGCATCTCCTTCGAGCGTGATTCGGACAAGGATCTAGCGGAAGCCTTCGGCGCACCGGTCGTGCTCAACTCAAAACTTAGAGATGGTTCTCTGAGAGACACGGCTTCCGACCATGGAGTTCAAACCCTACTGTTCGAAGGGGGAGAAGCCCTCCGGCTAAACGAGGGCGTGATCCGTTTTGGTGTCAATGGTGCTTTCGCGATTATGGAAAAAATTGGAATGCTGCCTCCGGGAAGCCATCGGCCGGTATCCAGATCTTATGTTGCCCATTCCAGCTACTGGGTCCGTGCACCTTCAGCTGGGATGATTCGCCTGACACGAAACTTAGGCAGTAAGGTTCGAGAAGGAACTCTTTTGGGTCAACTGACAGATGCTTTTGGCCATACAGTAAGAAAGGTCATTGCACCATCGGAAGGAGTGGTCATTGGCATCTCTAAACTGCCGCTAGTGAATAAGGGGGATGCCTTGTTCCATATTGCGACTTTCGAAGATTCGGATTTGGTGCGACGGCTTGCTTCGGAGCTTAATGATATTGGTGATGATCTTTATGTTTAA
- the pyrC gene encoding dihydroorotase — protein sequence MTKITIKRPDDWHLHLRDGDMLGETVPATARCFKRAIVMPNLVPPVTTGALAMEYRSRITEAIPPGQSFEPLMTIFLTNETTPQTIAEAKALGVTAAKLYPAGATTNSDAAVSQLDYLQGVFEALAENKMPLLVHGEVTDHHIDIFDREKVFIESKLVPIVDRNPDLKVVLEHITTKEAAEFVLAASDRVAATITPQHLLLNRNDLLVGGVRPHNFCLPVLKRNTHQEALRKAVASKTHKIFLGTDSAPHEKSKKENACGCAGCYSAWSGIELYAQIFEDLGILDHLEAFASINGPKFYDLPINSDTITLEKSAWQIPKEIILPNGRPIVPFFAGETVAWRLVDGSK from the coding sequence ATGACTAAGATCACGATCAAACGCCCTGATGACTGGCACCTGCACCTTCGAGACGGGGATATGCTAGGAGAAACCGTACCTGCCACAGCGCGCTGCTTTAAACGAGCCATAGTCATGCCAAATCTGGTGCCTCCCGTGACGACTGGAGCCCTTGCGATGGAATATAGATCTCGCATAACTGAAGCCATCCCCCCGGGGCAAAGTTTTGAGCCATTGATGACAATCTTTTTGACCAATGAAACAACCCCACAAACCATCGCCGAGGCGAAGGCGTTGGGAGTCACCGCAGCCAAGCTTTACCCCGCAGGAGCGACCACAAACTCTGATGCAGCAGTAAGTCAATTAGACTATCTTCAAGGAGTTTTCGAAGCCCTTGCTGAAAATAAGATGCCACTGCTCGTTCATGGAGAGGTCACAGATCATCACATCGATATCTTCGACCGAGAGAAAGTTTTCATCGAATCCAAGCTCGTTCCTATCGTCGACCGGAACCCTGATTTAAAAGTTGTTTTAGAACATATCACCACCAAAGAAGCTGCTGAGTTCGTACTTGCTGCATCAGATCGCGTCGCGGCCACAATCACCCCGCAGCATCTTCTTCTTAACCGTAACGATCTGCTGGTAGGTGGGGTTCGGCCTCACAATTTCTGTTTGCCCGTATTAAAACGTAACACTCACCAAGAAGCTCTTCGAAAGGCTGTAGCCAGCAAAACCCATAAAATTTTCTTAGGTACTGATTCTGCGCCTCATGAGAAGTCTAAGAAAGAAAATGCCTGCGGATGTGCGGGTTGTTACAGCGCTTGGAGCGGCATTGAGCTTTATGCACAGATTTTTGAAGACCTTGGGATTCTCGATCACTTGGAAGCTTTCGCTAGCATCAACGGGCCCAAATTCTATGACTTGCCCATCAATTCGGATACTATTACCTTAGAAAAGTCTGCCTGGCAGATCCCCAAGGAGATCATCCTCCCCAACGGACGGCCAATCGTACCGTTTTTTGCAGGGGAAACTGTTGCTTGGCGCTTAGTCGACGGCTCGAAGTAA